A portion of the Kribbella jejuensis genome contains these proteins:
- a CDS encoding ABC transporter substrate-binding protein, translating to MITRRGFLGFTSAAALGAGLSACTGGGTSTGGGATEAASNNLRLFTYEDDSTIGLLKAQVKKFDQQNGTTTTVDSLPGSGAAVYPDKLRTELLGGKGPDVWRIWGGQIGAPFAKAKQALDLSKYYDKYGWDSKINTKAIGGMTFDGVKSGVPFISLGIGAWYNKSLFAKAGIAAPPKTYAELEAANDKLVAVGVTPCGLGGKYGWDIMRLFEYLLEHTAGPDLHDKLLTGAESWDRPEVVQAFTLFKKWQDKKWLPQGALALDPSDVEPWYVQGKTAYTITGPWTEAGAILAAKKSSSAFGNFELPTDKTPARHSGFVEGYMINARSGNADKAAALIDFILQPAAQKAMNITASTVKGAEPDPKTLPLASEWAQKYSGNPFYTIQDQAFPKKQADQYFSVQSDLLQGSVKPDAAAKKMQEIVSAWAKS from the coding sequence ATGATCACCCGCAGAGGTTTCCTCGGTTTCACGTCCGCCGCCGCGCTCGGCGCCGGCCTGTCCGCCTGCACCGGAGGCGGTACGTCGACCGGCGGGGGAGCCACCGAGGCGGCGTCGAACAACCTACGCCTGTTCACCTACGAGGACGACTCGACCATCGGCCTGCTGAAGGCGCAGGTGAAGAAGTTCGACCAGCAGAACGGTACGACCACCACCGTCGACAGCCTGCCCGGTTCGGGCGCGGCCGTGTACCCGGACAAGCTCCGCACCGAGCTGCTCGGCGGCAAGGGCCCGGACGTGTGGCGGATCTGGGGCGGCCAGATCGGCGCACCGTTCGCGAAGGCCAAGCAGGCCCTGGACCTGAGCAAGTACTACGACAAGTACGGCTGGGACTCGAAGATCAACACCAAGGCGATCGGCGGGATGACGTTCGACGGCGTGAAGTCCGGCGTACCGTTCATCTCGCTCGGGATCGGTGCCTGGTACAACAAGTCGCTGTTCGCGAAGGCCGGCATCGCCGCACCGCCGAAGACGTACGCCGAACTCGAAGCCGCCAACGACAAGCTCGTCGCGGTCGGGGTCACGCCGTGCGGACTGGGCGGTAAGTACGGGTGGGACATCATGCGCCTGTTCGAGTACCTGCTCGAGCACACCGCCGGCCCCGACCTGCACGACAAGTTGCTGACCGGCGCCGAGAGCTGGGACCGCCCCGAGGTGGTCCAGGCGTTCACCCTGTTCAAGAAGTGGCAGGACAAGAAGTGGCTGCCGCAAGGCGCCCTCGCGCTCGATCCGTCCGACGTCGAACCGTGGTACGTGCAGGGCAAGACGGCGTACACGATCACCGGTCCGTGGACCGAGGCCGGTGCGATCCTGGCGGCGAAGAAGAGTTCGTCCGCGTTCGGCAACTTCGAGCTGCCGACCGACAAGACGCCGGCTCGACACTCGGGCTTCGTCGAGGGCTACATGATCAACGCGCGCAGCGGAAACGCGGACAAGGCGGCCGCGCTGATCGACTTCATCCTGCAGCCCGCGGCGCAGAAGGCGATGAACATCACCGCCTCGACGGTCAAGGGTGCCGAGCCGGACCCGAAGACGCTGCCGCTGGCCTCGGAATGGGCGCAGAAGTACTCGGGCAACCCGTTCTACACGATCCAGGACCAGGCGTTCCCGAAGAAGCAGGCCGACCAGTACTTCAGCGTGCAGAGCGACCTGCTCCAGGGCTCGGTCAAGCCGGACGCCGCGGCGAAGAAGATGCAGGAAATCGTCTCTGCCTGGGCGAAGAGCTGA
- a CDS encoding carbohydrate ABC transporter permease, with product MAGTAAIPKPKRGGRWSPWLFAIPALAVYVAFLVYPAVSSLFFSLTNWDGLSATYKFVGLSNYFKLPHDPVVVTAVKNNLIWTVVTIAVPTVIGLVLAIALNGKVHGKPILRLIFYTPAVLPLVSIASIWGWLYNPQYGAINSLLRAIGLDGLAQPWLGQDSTALWAVMVPAIWLRTGFPMLLYLAALQGIPNELYEAATVDGASKWQQFWHVTMPSLRPAHYIVLALSLIDSFKVFDMIYAMTYGGPGTSTQVMGTWMYFNVFQYYQAGYGTAIAVVITLVAIAVGIPYVRSQTREAS from the coding sequence ATGGCCGGAACAGCTGCAATCCCCAAACCCAAACGTGGTGGCCGGTGGTCACCCTGGTTGTTCGCCATCCCTGCCTTGGCGGTGTACGTCGCGTTCCTGGTGTACCCGGCGGTGTCGTCGCTGTTCTTCAGCCTGACCAACTGGGACGGTCTGAGCGCCACCTACAAGTTCGTCGGCCTGAGCAACTACTTCAAGCTGCCGCACGACCCGGTAGTGGTGACCGCGGTCAAGAACAACCTGATCTGGACCGTGGTCACGATCGCGGTCCCGACCGTGATCGGTCTCGTACTGGCGATCGCGCTGAACGGCAAGGTCCACGGCAAACCCATCCTCCGGCTGATCTTCTACACGCCGGCCGTCCTGCCGCTCGTGTCGATTGCGAGTATCTGGGGCTGGCTGTACAACCCGCAGTACGGCGCGATCAACTCGTTGCTCCGGGCAATCGGGCTGGACGGGCTCGCGCAGCCGTGGCTCGGGCAGGACTCGACCGCGCTGTGGGCCGTGATGGTACCGGCGATCTGGCTGCGCACCGGCTTCCCGATGCTGCTCTACTTGGCCGCCCTGCAAGGGATTCCGAACGAGTTGTACGAGGCGGCGACCGTCGACGGTGCGTCGAAGTGGCAGCAGTTCTGGCACGTCACGATGCCGAGCCTGCGGCCCGCGCACTACATCGTGCTCGCCCTCTCGCTGATCGACTCGTTCAAGGTCTTCGACATGATCTACGCGATGACGTACGGCGGACCCGGTACGTCGACGCAGGTGATGGGTACGTGGATGTACTTCAACGTCTTCCAGTACTACCAGGCCGGCTACGGCACCGCGATCGCCGTCGTCATCACGCTCGTAGCGATCGCCGTAGGCATCCCCTACGTCCGCTCCCAGACAAGGGAGGCCTCATGA
- a CDS encoding carbohydrate ABC transporter permease, with translation MTAIAPAQVTAATSATDTQPISPGPKGRRGLVITFVLAVVALFWISPLALLVITAVRPLADFVGNGPLSWPDHLTWTNFKDAWDIGNFATTYRNSAILAAIKVPLGVLVSAMLGFALAKLRMKFRRTVMFAVFLGLTIPIYITIVPVFIMMRQAGLTDNIFGLIGPYLAFGIPFEVLVLQSFFRQIPDEIIEAAKVDGAGDWRVFFTMILPLSVPALVTVAILDAVATWNEFLFALILLNSDAHKTIPVGLLNFQGQFANNNTGLAAGILIAVVPILIAYTLLQRWIVGGLTAGSLKG, from the coding sequence ATGACCGCCATCGCCCCGGCCCAGGTCACAGCCGCCACCTCGGCCACGGACACCCAGCCCATCAGTCCTGGGCCCAAGGGACGTCGAGGTCTGGTGATCACGTTCGTCCTGGCGGTTGTCGCGCTCTTCTGGATCTCGCCGCTGGCACTCCTGGTGATCACCGCCGTACGCCCCCTCGCGGACTTCGTCGGCAACGGTCCGCTGAGCTGGCCCGACCATCTGACCTGGACCAACTTCAAGGACGCCTGGGACATCGGCAACTTCGCCACCACGTACCGCAACAGCGCGATCCTGGCCGCGATCAAGGTTCCGCTGGGCGTGCTCGTCTCGGCGATGCTCGGCTTCGCGCTGGCCAAGCTGCGGATGAAGTTCCGCCGCACAGTGATGTTCGCGGTGTTCCTCGGGCTCACCATCCCGATCTACATCACGATCGTCCCGGTCTTCATCATGATGCGCCAGGCCGGGCTGACCGACAACATCTTCGGGCTGATCGGGCCGTATCTGGCGTTCGGCATCCCGTTCGAGGTGCTGGTCCTGCAGTCGTTCTTCCGGCAGATCCCGGACGAAATCATCGAGGCCGCCAAGGTCGACGGCGCCGGCGACTGGCGGGTGTTCTTCACGATGATCCTGCCGCTGTCCGTACCGGCCCTGGTCACGGTGGCGATCCTGGACGCGGTCGCGACCTGGAACGAGTTCCTGTTCGCGCTGATCCTGCTGAACTCGGACGCGCACAAGACCATCCCGGTCGGCCTGCTGAACTTCCAGGGGCAGTTCGCCAACAACAACACCGGGCTCGCGGCGGGCATTCTGATCGCGGTGGTGCCGATCCTGATCGCCTACACCCTGCTCCAGCGCTGGATCGTCGGCGGCCTGACCGCCGGCTCCCTCAAAGGATAG
- a CDS encoding sugar phosphate isomerase/epimerase family protein, producing the protein MTDMPVFGAGIWHFATYKDRYATDGYGDPVTLIEQIDRAGAVGDLSVVDLNWPFAGYDGTLDDVKAALKRNHLTAIAITPEIYTKDFVKGSFTNPDPAKRKQALELLHQATELAKDLGCEYVKLWPGQDGWDYPFQVNYHDIWNLALDGLKELVSAHPDIKFVIEYKPREPRVKIIFPNVARTLLGIEKIGLPNLGILLDFGHSLYGQETPADAAQLAIDYNRLFAIDVNDNMKGWDDDMVVGSVHLVETFEFFHTLRKNNWQGVWQLDQFPFREDSVQAAKQAITFLKAVHHALDVLDDEALAAAQASHDALAAQKLVQKVLLSSMAEIV; encoded by the coding sequence ATGACTGACATGCCGGTCTTCGGCGCGGGTATCTGGCACTTCGCCACCTACAAGGACCGCTATGCGACGGACGGGTACGGCGATCCCGTCACCCTGATCGAGCAGATCGACCGGGCCGGCGCCGTCGGCGACCTCTCGGTGGTCGACCTGAACTGGCCGTTCGCCGGGTACGACGGCACGCTGGACGACGTCAAGGCGGCGCTGAAACGCAACCACCTCACGGCGATCGCGATCACCCCGGAGATCTACACCAAGGACTTCGTCAAGGGGTCGTTCACGAACCCCGATCCCGCCAAACGCAAGCAGGCGCTCGAACTGTTGCACCAGGCAACCGAACTGGCGAAGGACCTGGGTTGTGAGTACGTCAAGCTCTGGCCCGGCCAGGACGGCTGGGACTACCCGTTCCAGGTGAACTACCACGACATCTGGAACCTGGCGCTGGACGGGCTCAAGGAGCTGGTGTCGGCGCACCCCGACATCAAGTTCGTGATCGAGTACAAGCCGCGCGAGCCACGGGTGAAGATCATCTTCCCGAACGTCGCCCGTACCCTGCTCGGCATCGAGAAGATCGGCCTGCCGAACTTGGGGATTCTGCTCGACTTCGGGCACTCGCTGTACGGCCAGGAGACGCCGGCCGACGCGGCACAGTTGGCGATCGACTACAACCGGCTGTTCGCGATCGATGTCAACGACAACATGAAGGGCTGGGACGACGACATGGTCGTCGGTTCGGTCCACCTGGTCGAGACGTTCGAGTTCTTCCACACGCTGCGCAAGAACAACTGGCAGGGAGTCTGGCAGCTCGACCAGTTCCCGTTCCGCGAGGACAGCGTGCAGGCCGCCAAGCAGGCGATCACGTTCCTGAAGGCCGTGCACCACGCGCTCGACGTACTGGACGACGAGGCCCTGGCGGCCGCGCAGGCATCGCACGACGCGCTCGCCGCGCAGAAGCTGGTGCAGAAGGTGCTGCTGAGTTCGATGGCGGAAATCGTATGA
- a CDS encoding transketolase gives MTLTAEHATMPVLGRLPMHSSRAEQVAHIAEAARQIRIQDLKLVHYAGAGHIGGDFSAIDILATLYGAVLDISPETVHDPERDRFILSKGHVAGALYTTLAAFGFLPVQELATFLKPLSALNGHPNRNKVAGVEANTGPLGHGLPVAVGHALSAKLDVSLRRTYVLVGDGELQEGSNWEAMMAASQYQLDRLTVIVDRNRLQQGATTKETNDLDPLPDKAAAFGFAVVEVNGHDHGELLDVLSAVPFRPGKPTFVIAHTHKGHPISFMSNNVAWHHRVPDAAEFEQALKELK, from the coding sequence ATGACGCTGACAGCCGAGCATGCGACGATGCCGGTGCTCGGGCGGCTGCCGATGCACAGCAGCCGGGCCGAGCAGGTCGCGCACATCGCCGAGGCCGCCCGGCAGATCCGGATCCAGGACCTCAAACTCGTCCACTACGCCGGTGCCGGCCACATCGGCGGCGACTTCTCCGCGATCGACATCCTGGCCACGCTGTACGGCGCGGTGCTCGACATCTCGCCGGAGACGGTGCACGACCCGGAGCGGGACCGTTTCATCCTGAGCAAGGGCCACGTCGCAGGGGCGCTCTACACCACGCTGGCCGCGTTCGGCTTCCTCCCGGTCCAGGAACTCGCGACGTTCCTGAAACCGTTGTCCGCGCTGAACGGCCACCCGAACCGGAACAAGGTCGCCGGCGTCGAAGCGAACACCGGCCCGCTCGGTCACGGCCTCCCGGTCGCGGTCGGGCACGCGCTGTCGGCGAAGCTCGACGTCTCGTTGCGCCGTACCTACGTGCTGGTCGGGGACGGCGAGCTGCAGGAGGGCTCGAACTGGGAGGCGATGATGGCGGCCTCGCAGTACCAGCTGGACCGGCTGACCGTGATCGTCGACCGGAACCGGCTGCAGCAGGGCGCGACCACCAAGGAGACCAACGACCTCGACCCGCTGCCGGACAAGGCGGCCGCGTTCGGGTTCGCGGTGGTCGAGGTGAACGGTCACGACCACGGCGAGCTGCTCGACGTCCTGTCCGCGGTCCCGTTCCGCCCGGGCAAGCCGACGTTCGTGATCGCGCACACGCACAAGGGGCACCCGATCTCGTTCATGAGCAACAACGTCGCCTGGCACCACCGCGTCCCCGATGCCGCTGAGTTCGAGCAGGCCCTGAAGGAGCTGAAATGA
- a CDS encoding transketolase family protein, whose amino-acid sequence MTVLETRSIADQPRYDCRDAYVETLAQLAEADHRIVGVVNDSVGSSKLNSFRKAFPDRLINVGIAEQDMVGVASGLANGGRIPFVSAASCFLTARALEQIKADVAYSNTNVKLCGMSPGVAYGELGPTHHSIEDIAWLRAIANMTVIVPADPIETAAALRWAAAVDGPVFIRVSRMSVPKVYADDYSFELGKAITVREGNDVTLISNGTVLWRALAAAEQLAAEGISARVLSMPTVKPLDTEAVVAAARETAGIVTAEEAVAAGGLGGAVAETVVQQHPARVTILGFPEFAPTGSAGYLLDRYGLSADGIADAARELVRTGS is encoded by the coding sequence ATGACCGTCCTCGAGACCCGTTCGATCGCGGACCAGCCGCGCTACGACTGCCGGGACGCGTATGTCGAGACGCTCGCCCAGCTCGCCGAGGCCGATCACCGGATCGTTGGCGTGGTCAACGACTCGGTCGGATCGAGCAAGCTGAACAGCTTCCGCAAGGCGTTCCCGGACCGGCTGATCAACGTCGGCATCGCCGAGCAGGACATGGTCGGCGTCGCGTCCGGGCTGGCCAATGGCGGCCGGATCCCGTTCGTCTCGGCGGCGTCCTGCTTCCTCACCGCTCGTGCGCTCGAACAGATCAAGGCCGACGTGGCGTACTCGAACACCAACGTGAAGCTTTGCGGGATGAGCCCCGGTGTCGCGTACGGCGAACTCGGGCCGACGCACCACTCGATCGAGGACATCGCCTGGCTGCGGGCGATCGCGAACATGACCGTGATCGTGCCGGCCGACCCGATCGAGACCGCCGCCGCGCTGCGCTGGGCGGCCGCGGTGGACGGGCCGGTGTTCATCCGGGTCAGCCGGATGAGTGTGCCGAAGGTGTACGCCGACGACTACTCGTTCGAGCTGGGCAAGGCGATCACGGTCCGCGAGGGCAACGACGTGACACTGATCAGCAACGGGACCGTGCTGTGGCGGGCGTTGGCCGCCGCCGAACAGCTCGCCGCGGAAGGGATCTCCGCGCGGGTGCTGTCCATGCCGACCGTGAAGCCGTTGGACACCGAAGCAGTGGTCGCGGCGGCGCGGGAGACGGCCGGCATCGTGACCGCGGAGGAAGCGGTCGCCGCCGGTGGTCTCGGCGGCGCGGTGGCCGAGACCGTCGTACAGCAGCATCCGGCCCGGGTGACCATCCTGGGATTTCCCGAGTTCGCCCCCACGGGGTCGGCCGGCTACCTGCTGGACCGGTACGGGCTGTCCGCCGACGGCATCGCCGACGCCGCCCGCGAGCTGGTCAGGACAGGTAGCTGA
- the ribB gene encoding 3,4-dihydroxy-2-butanone-4-phosphate synthase codes for MNTLTSLDTIERAVAELAAGRPVVVVDDEDRENEGDLTFAASLATPELMALLVRHTSGYVCAPAAAVVLDRLELPLMVPDNQDSLRTAYTVSVDAATGVGTGISAADRARTVRVLADPSAQCTDLVRPGHILPLRAVDGGVRQRPGHTEATVELVRLAGLPPVGVIGELMNDDGTLMTGPDLRAFADAHGFAMVSIADLVSYLS; via the coding sequence ATGAACACATTGACCAGCCTGGACACCATCGAACGCGCCGTCGCCGAGCTCGCCGCCGGTCGACCTGTGGTGGTAGTCGATGACGAGGATCGGGAGAACGAAGGCGACCTGACGTTCGCCGCGTCCCTCGCCACTCCCGAGCTGATGGCCCTGCTCGTCCGCCACACGAGCGGGTACGTCTGCGCGCCCGCGGCGGCCGTGGTGCTGGACCGGCTCGAGCTGCCGCTGATGGTGCCGGACAACCAGGACAGCCTGCGTACGGCGTACACCGTCTCCGTCGACGCAGCGACCGGCGTCGGCACCGGCATCTCCGCCGCGGATCGGGCACGGACGGTCCGCGTACTGGCCGATCCCTCGGCGCAGTGCACGGACCTGGTCCGGCCCGGTCACATCCTGCCGTTGCGCGCCGTCGACGGCGGCGTCCGGCAGCGCCCCGGCCATACCGAGGCCACGGTCGAGCTCGTCCGGCTGGCCGGCCTGCCGCCGGTCGGCGTGATCGGCGAGCTGATGAACGACGACGGCACGCTGATGACCGGTCCGGACCTGCGCGCGTTCGCGGACGCTCACGGCTTCGCCATGGTCTCGATCGCCGACCTGGTCAGCTACCTGTCCTGA
- a CDS encoding DUF4038 domain-containing protein, with protein MSISPVWHEIELPASSDWVDFEHETGLRLRRPTFYDGAARKVRFAAPVAGRWGWVDGDASGEFEVGAVGEGEGNPFYVHGFWRMSPGGRSLVHADGTPAVLVADTAWALPWRATPEQVREYAADRQAKGFNAVLLMSVQPDMRAVGPRDRTQDEGFGVAFEDLSDGHLNELNFEYFQYLDELLRILVAHGIVPVLQPVFHGFGWKGLDVAGAVVPSEEYAAYCRYLVARYGAQPAIYLVGADGAGTEPQIAAGGAEVHATDCYNQPTGIHYRPHIRPAAHQDADWLDFQWCQTGHTGEHVPERVADMWRNHPVKAVANGEPTYEHTGRTGVAEGWWQGHEAWSNLCAGGTMGVVYGAGSLWQWRLHPEEPGHSEFFLAPGAGWREALSFEGSSYVGMLGKILAGLPTTDMEPDWTRVISGRALSTKDGGLIVYRENGGPVMVFDDTVPLAYTIVDPRDGSVVATGKRDTPQSPLPDAGGAPRVYICL; from the coding sequence ATGTCCATCTCACCCGTCTGGCATGAGATCGAGCTACCGGCGAGCTCCGACTGGGTCGACTTCGAGCACGAAACCGGGCTCCGCCTCCGGCGCCCCACGTTCTACGACGGCGCCGCGCGGAAGGTGCGGTTTGCCGCGCCCGTTGCCGGGCGGTGGGGGTGGGTGGATGGGGATGCGTCGGGGGAGTTCGAGGTGGGGGCGGTGGGTGAGGGGGAGGGCAATCCGTTCTACGTGCATGGGTTCTGGCGGATGTCTCCTGGTGGGCGGAGTCTGGTGCATGCGGACGGGACGCCGGCGGTGTTGGTGGCCGATACCGCCTGGGCGCTGCCGTGGCGTGCGACCCCGGAGCAAGTACGCGAGTACGCCGCCGACCGGCAGGCCAAGGGCTTCAATGCTGTCCTGCTGATGTCGGTGCAACCGGACATGCGAGCGGTCGGCCCGCGGGACCGTACGCAGGACGAGGGGTTCGGGGTGGCCTTCGAGGATCTGTCCGACGGCCACCTCAACGAGCTGAACTTCGAGTACTTCCAGTACCTCGACGAGTTGCTGCGGATCCTCGTCGCGCACGGGATCGTCCCGGTGCTGCAGCCCGTCTTCCACGGGTTCGGTTGGAAGGGCCTCGACGTTGCCGGCGCCGTCGTACCGAGCGAGGAGTACGCCGCCTACTGCCGCTACCTCGTCGCCCGGTACGGCGCTCAGCCGGCGATCTACCTGGTCGGAGCGGACGGCGCCGGTACCGAGCCGCAGATCGCGGCCGGCGGCGCCGAAGTACACGCAACCGACTGCTACAACCAGCCGACCGGCATCCATTACCGCCCGCACATCCGCCCGGCCGCCCACCAGGACGCGGACTGGCTCGACTTCCAGTGGTGCCAGACCGGTCACACCGGCGAGCACGTCCCCGAGCGCGTCGCCGACATGTGGCGGAACCACCCGGTGAAAGCCGTCGCCAACGGCGAACCGACGTACGAACACACCGGCCGCACCGGCGTCGCCGAGGGATGGTGGCAAGGCCACGAAGCGTGGAGCAACCTGTGCGCGGGCGGCACAATGGGTGTCGTCTACGGCGCGGGGAGCCTCTGGCAGTGGCGCTTGCATCCGGAGGAGCCGGGCCATTCCGAGTTCTTCCTCGCGCCCGGCGCCGGCTGGCGCGAGGCGCTCAGCTTCGAGGGTTCGTCGTACGTCGGCATGCTCGGCAAGATCCTGGCCGGCCTGCCGACCACCGACATGGAGCCGGACTGGACCCGGGTGATCTCCGGGCGTGCACTGAGTACGAAGGACGGCGGCCTGATCGTCTACCGCGAGAACGGCGGGCCGGTGATGGTGTTCGACGACACCGTGCCGCTGGCGTACACGATCGTCGATCCGCGGGACGGCTCGGTGGTGGCGACCGGGAAACGGGACACGCCGCAGAGTCCATTGCCCGACGCGGGTGGCGCTCCGCGGGTCTACATCTGCCTATAG
- a CDS encoding sugar-binding transcriptional regulator: MNSNRGVRRPGLDELRLLAKVARMYHEKGIRQPQIAAELNLSQARVSRMLKQAVDVGIVHTVVTMPSGVHSDLEDELQGRYGLRDAVVVDTLGVGDDVLPALGSGAAAYLDMTLTGGHVVGISSWSETLISAVDRMPRKSVPVVDKVVQIVGGLGDAAVQMQATRLTARFAELTGGMPVYLPAPGLVGTPAVRRAMMNDVSVRDVLGTWGQLTDALVGIGSLEPSPLLQRSGNAVAEADQDELRRLGAVGDVCFRFFDEEGKLVRSTFDQRVIGVTAKELLAVPRRIGVAGGERKYSAIRAALLGGWVNILITDLAMAHRLLDGA; this comes from the coding sequence GTGAACAGCAACCGCGGGGTGCGCCGGCCGGGGCTGGACGAGCTGCGGCTGCTCGCGAAGGTGGCGCGGATGTACCACGAGAAGGGCATCCGGCAGCCGCAGATCGCCGCCGAGCTGAACCTGTCCCAGGCGCGGGTCTCGCGGATGCTGAAGCAGGCCGTCGACGTCGGCATCGTGCACACCGTGGTGACCATGCCGAGCGGCGTGCACAGCGACCTCGAGGACGAACTCCAGGGCCGGTACGGGCTGCGCGACGCGGTCGTCGTGGACACTCTCGGCGTGGGGGACGACGTCCTGCCGGCGCTCGGTTCCGGCGCGGCGGCGTACCTCGACATGACGCTCACCGGCGGCCATGTGGTCGGGATCTCGTCCTGGAGCGAGACGCTGATCTCGGCCGTCGACCGGATGCCGCGCAAGAGCGTGCCGGTGGTGGACAAGGTGGTGCAGATCGTCGGCGGGCTGGGCGACGCGGCCGTACAGATGCAGGCCACCCGGCTGACCGCGCGGTTCGCCGAGCTGACCGGCGGGATGCCGGTCTACCTGCCGGCGCCCGGTCTGGTCGGCACCCCTGCGGTACGCCGGGCAATGATGAACGATGTGTCCGTCCGGGATGTTCTGGGCACCTGGGGTCAGCTCACCGACGCCCTGGTCGGGATCGGCAGCCTGGAACCGTCGCCGCTGCTGCAACGCAGCGGCAACGCGGTGGCGGAGGCTGACCAGGACGAGCTGCGCCGGCTCGGGGCCGTCGGGGACGTGTGTTTCCGGTTCTTCGACGAAGAGGGAAAGCTGGTGCGTTCGACGTTCGACCAACGGGTCATCGGGGTGACCGCGAAGGAGCTGCTGGCGGTACCGCGCCGGATCGGCGTGGCCGGCGGCGAACGCAAGTACTCCGCGATCCGCGCCGCGCTGCTCGGCGGCTGGGTGAACATCCTGATCACCGACCTCGCGATGGCACATCGCCTGCTCGATGGAGCCTGA
- a CDS encoding threonine/serine ThrE exporter family protein — protein sequence MEPDQQREVYATIDLALRVGEVLLSSGAGTADATATILGVTAAGGLRGCEVDITFTSMAVSYQAAPDVAPETHIRLVRYRSQDFSRLTDVDRLVRRFAAGELTREEASRELARLTSAGPPYPRWSAVLAWGVMAGGATLLLGGGWLITLVAVLTAIVIDLNNRWFNRQRLPAFYQQVAGAFVATAVALVLYAIHAPVKPSLVVAAGIIMLLAGIALTGAVQDAITGYYVTAAARSLEAMLLTGGIIAGVSLGLALGVRLGLKVGIEPQTIQLANLPVMVISGAVMAVAFAYASYAPLRALLPVAVMGALASLIFTVMTRASFGPAWSTAAAAFVVGLGGYSGGRRTGVPPLVVVVAGSIPLLPGLTIYKGLYELTAGGQLIGIVSLTTAVAIGVALASGLILGEYVAQPIRREARRLEDRLAGPRLVGLRRPIRRRTNRRRAR from the coding sequence ATGGAGCCTGACCAGCAGCGGGAGGTCTACGCGACCATCGACCTGGCGTTGCGGGTCGGTGAGGTGCTGCTGTCCAGCGGCGCCGGTACGGCGGATGCGACCGCGACGATCCTCGGTGTGACCGCGGCCGGCGGGCTGCGCGGGTGTGAGGTCGACATCACGTTCACCTCGATGGCCGTCTCGTACCAGGCCGCCCCGGACGTCGCGCCGGAGACGCACATTCGGCTGGTCCGGTACCGCTCGCAGGACTTCTCCCGGCTGACCGACGTCGACCGGCTGGTACGGCGGTTCGCGGCCGGCGAGCTGACCCGCGAGGAGGCGTCGCGCGAGCTGGCCCGCCTGACATCGGCGGGACCGCCGTACCCACGCTGGAGTGCGGTGCTCGCGTGGGGCGTGATGGCGGGCGGCGCGACGTTGCTGCTCGGCGGTGGTTGGCTGATCACGCTGGTGGCGGTGCTGACCGCGATCGTGATCGACCTGAACAACCGCTGGTTCAACCGGCAACGGTTGCCGGCGTTCTACCAGCAGGTTGCGGGCGCGTTCGTCGCGACCGCGGTCGCGCTGGTGCTGTACGCGATCCATGCGCCGGTGAAACCGTCCCTGGTAGTTGCCGCCGGCATCATCATGTTGCTGGCCGGGATCGCCCTCACCGGTGCCGTCCAGGACGCGATCACCGGGTACTACGTGACCGCCGCGGCCCGCAGTCTCGAGGCGATGCTGCTGACCGGTGGGATCATCGCGGGCGTCTCGCTCGGTCTGGCGCTCGGAGTGCGGCTCGGCCTCAAGGTCGGGATCGAGCCGCAGACGATCCAGTTGGCGAACCTCCCGGTGATGGTGATCTCCGGCGCGGTGATGGCGGTCGCGTTCGCGTACGCGTCGTACGCACCGCTGCGCGCGCTGCTGCCGGTCGCGGTGATGGGTGCGCTGGCCTCGCTGATCTTCACGGTGATGACCAGAGCGTCTTTCGGTCCGGCCTGGTCCACCGCGGCGGCCGCCTTCGTCGTCGGACTCGGCGGGTACTCCGGCGGCCGGCGGACCGGCGTACCACCGCTGGTCGTGGTGGTCGCCGGGTCGATCCCGCTGCTCCCGGGGTTGACGATCTACAAGGGCCTCTACGAGCTGACCGCGGGCGGCCAGCTGATCGGCATCGTCAGTCTCACGACCGCGGTCGCCATCGGGGTCGCGCTCGCCTCCGGGCTGATCCTCGGCGAGTACGTCGCCCAACCGATCCGCCGCGAAGCCCGCCGCCTCGAAGACCGCCTCGCCGGCCCCCGCCTGGTAGGCCTCCGCCGCCCCATCCGCCGCCGAACCAACCGCCGCCGCGCCCGCTAG